Proteins co-encoded in one Streptomyces sp. SLBN-31 genomic window:
- a CDS encoding carboxyl transferase domain-containing protein has protein sequence MTERLTAREILELLADDATFTELPHPARDSGPDGPLAWQGYDASRARAAERTGERESVVVGTASVMGTPAVLIVFEFGFLGGSLGERTGDRLVAAHEYARAHRLPVVPLVATGGSRMQEGMVALTQLQRVARQSALTREAGLPQIAVLRDPTTGGGWATLGAGADVILALPGAQVGFAGSRVRPADADPTAYTAEAQVACGAADAVVPVADLRQVLGRWLRLLTGGADAAAAPRPAPVPFALGAQGLPGSGWEAVRRARSPERPRARAYLDAYFGHRVAISGDRSGGADPDGMLCGFGEHQGRTVAYAAQTGTATRPSGYRTATRLIRLADRLGIPVLTLVDTPGAANDAEAERQGAGAAIAELFGAVAGARTPVTTLVIGEGGSGGALALAAPGDTWATPDAYFSVIAPESAAAILKRPDDRVETTADQLRIRPQDLLELGVIRGIAGPPGTLSPVTRKRHNGNHDSTGHRP, from the coding sequence GTGACTGAGCGCCTCACCGCCCGCGAGATCCTGGAACTCCTCGCGGACGACGCCACCTTCACCGAACTCCCCCATCCCGCACGCGACTCCGGGCCCGACGGGCCCCTCGCCTGGCAGGGCTACGACGCCTCGCGGGCCCGCGCGGCCGAGCGGACCGGCGAGCGGGAGTCCGTGGTCGTCGGCACCGCGAGCGTCATGGGCACGCCGGCGGTACTGATCGTCTTCGAGTTCGGCTTCCTCGGCGGCTCGCTCGGCGAACGCACCGGCGACCGCCTGGTGGCGGCCCACGAGTACGCCCGCGCGCACCGCCTGCCCGTCGTCCCGCTCGTCGCCACCGGCGGCAGCCGGATGCAGGAGGGCATGGTCGCTCTCACCCAACTCCAGCGCGTGGCCCGCCAGTCGGCCCTCACCCGCGAGGCGGGCCTGCCCCAGATCGCGGTCCTGCGCGACCCGACGACCGGCGGCGGCTGGGCGACCCTGGGCGCGGGCGCCGACGTGATCCTCGCCCTGCCGGGTGCGCAGGTCGGCTTCGCGGGCTCCCGGGTCCGCCCGGCGGACGCCGATCCGACGGCGTACACGGCCGAGGCCCAGGTGGCGTGCGGCGCGGCGGACGCGGTGGTACCGGTGGCGGACCTCCGGCAGGTGCTCGGGCGGTGGCTGCGGCTGCTGACCGGCGGGGCGGATGCCGCAGCCGCTCCCCGCCCCGCCCCCGTCCCCTTCGCGCTGGGCGCCCAGGGCCTTCCGGGCAGCGGCTGGGAGGCCGTGCGGCGGGCCCGTTCACCGGAGCGGCCCCGCGCCCGCGCCTACCTCGACGCCTACTTCGGCCACCGCGTGGCCATCAGCGGGGACCGGAGCGGCGGGGCCGATCCCGACGGGATGCTCTGCGGCTTCGGCGAGCATCAGGGCCGTACCGTCGCCTACGCGGCCCAGACCGGCACCGCCACCCGGCCCTCCGGGTACCGCACCGCCACCCGGCTGATCCGGCTCGCGGACCGGCTCGGCATCCCGGTGCTGACGCTGGTGGACACCCCGGGTGCGGCCAACGACGCGGAGGCGGAGCGGCAGGGGGCCGGGGCGGCGATCGCGGAGCTGTTCGGTGCCGTGGCCGGCGCCCGAACTCCCGTCACCACACTGGTGATCGGCGAGGGCGGCTCCGGCGGCGCCCTCGCGCTCGCCGCGCCCGGCGACACCTGGGCCACGCCCGACGCCTACTTCTCGGTCATCGCGCCGGAGTCGGCCGCCGCCATCCTCAAACGCCCGGACGACCGGGTCGAGACGACGGCGGACCAACTCCGCATCCGTCCGCAGGACTTGCTGGAACTCGGGGTGATCCGCGGCATCGCCGGCCCGCCGGGTACGTTGTCGCCGGTCACACGGAAACGACACAACGGAAACCACGACAGCACCGGCCACCGTCCGTAA
- a CDS encoding CU044_2847 family protein — MDALVEFKTEDGALVVVEGVDEDTGARMVSRGDGPAQAARTFENALGGVRAAAESALRVFRDGTLRPDSVELEFGVKLSAEAGAVIAKGAAEGHLLVKLSWSPGPADADPEAADRS; from the coding sequence ATGGACGCGTTAGTGGAGTTCAAGACCGAGGACGGCGCGCTGGTCGTCGTCGAGGGCGTCGACGAGGACACGGGGGCCCGGATGGTCTCGCGCGGTGACGGACCGGCCCAGGCGGCCCGCACGTTCGAGAACGCGCTGGGCGGGGTCCGCGCCGCCGCCGAGTCGGCGCTCCGGGTGTTCCGGGACGGCACGCTGCGGCCGGACTCGGTGGAGCTGGAGTTCGGGGTGAAGCTGAGCGCGGAGGCCGGGGCGGTCATCGCGAAGGGGGCGGCCGAGGGCCATCTGCTGGTGAAGCTGAGCTGGTCGCCGGGGCCGGCCGACGCGGACCCGGAGGCAGCCGACCGGTCATGA
- a CDS encoding trypsin-like peptidase domain-containing protein has translation MSGFAWHARIVCGNEIGAGFLVSARHVLTCAHVVRAGDSSAVTVSFPGGRGLGQVSATVAVHGGWAGGGADPGDLAVLELDREVPLEPAEFAPPGAELAGEHAPTLVAYGFPKGYDEGMLARYHAVPGALVSDEWRQLEAATAHGQALAPGFSGAAVHLADGRVVGMVTTIAGSRDGRVGRMLPTQVMARYWPGLGALVPTPGHGRDEVRRLYALVRRAVAEGVDCDPVRLVNHAVGPFGQPPPEDAAASLEAAAGYVQWEVPGAEAVTRFADRLQEVLDGTPAAPAAGPAWSPIVVEIERSGAGADLVTVEVSAYHDGQRRKVGSRRLRRSAVRAYVQGCIDDAFAQLSLDAQELITFVLPREWLNEPVARWECGADDSTPLGCAYPLVVVDRSRYRSGRLRRELAKRWQKLDTSPGARLHRVDCGGPERPQTLRKRLRDDDADLAGYAFPPDAAQPHFEAGLNSPVPVLLWPRTGCAGSRHDGPCSGTAFLDELADRLAGVPPAELPGQVRALRETADADDDPDGHWASGLQLLWDDPRCFPEPAAFLHSPVA, from the coding sequence ATGAGCGGTTTCGCCTGGCACGCCCGGATCGTCTGCGGGAACGAGATCGGCGCCGGATTCCTCGTCTCCGCACGCCATGTCCTCACCTGCGCCCACGTCGTCCGCGCGGGCGACAGCAGCGCGGTGACCGTGTCCTTCCCCGGCGGCCGCGGCCTGGGCCAGGTCTCCGCGACCGTGGCCGTGCACGGCGGCTGGGCGGGCGGCGGCGCCGACCCCGGCGATCTCGCCGTACTCGAACTCGACCGGGAAGTCCCGCTCGAACCGGCCGAGTTCGCCCCGCCGGGCGCCGAACTCGCGGGAGAACACGCGCCGACACTCGTCGCGTACGGCTTCCCCAAGGGGTACGACGAGGGCATGCTCGCCCGCTACCACGCCGTGCCCGGCGCCCTGGTCTCGGACGAGTGGCGGCAGTTGGAGGCCGCCACCGCGCACGGGCAGGCCCTGGCGCCCGGGTTCAGCGGCGCCGCCGTGCACCTCGCGGACGGCAGGGTGGTCGGCATGGTGACCACCATCGCCGGTTCGCGCGACGGCCGGGTCGGTCGCATGCTGCCCACCCAGGTCATGGCCCGCTACTGGCCCGGCCTCGGCGCCCTCGTCCCCACGCCCGGCCACGGCCGGGACGAGGTGCGCCGGCTGTACGCGCTGGTGCGGCGGGCGGTGGCGGAGGGCGTCGACTGCGATCCCGTACGGCTGGTCAACCACGCCGTGGGGCCCTTCGGGCAGCCCCCGCCCGAGGACGCCGCCGCCTCCCTGGAGGCCGCCGCCGGGTACGTGCAGTGGGAGGTCCCGGGCGCCGAGGCGGTGACCCGCTTCGCCGACCGGCTCCAGGAGGTGCTGGACGGCACGCCCGCAGCGCCCGCCGCCGGTCCGGCGTGGTCCCCGATCGTCGTCGAGATAGAACGCAGCGGCGCCGGGGCCGACCTGGTCACCGTCGAGGTCTCCGCCTACCACGACGGGCAGCGCCGAAAGGTCGGCTCCCGGCGCCTGCGGCGCTCCGCCGTCCGCGCCTACGTCCAGGGCTGCATCGACGACGCGTTCGCCCAACTGTCCCTGGACGCGCAGGAGTTGATCACATTCGTGCTGCCCCGTGAGTGGCTGAACGAGCCGGTGGCGCGCTGGGAGTGCGGCGCCGACGACTCCACCCCGCTGGGCTGCGCCTATCCGCTGGTGGTCGTGGACCGCTCGCGGTACCGCAGCGGCCGGCTGCGCCGGGAACTGGCCAAACGGTGGCAGAAGCTGGACACCTCGCCGGGGGCCCGGCTGCACCGCGTCGACTGCGGCGGCCCGGAGCGGCCGCAGACCCTGCGCAAACGCCTGCGCGACGACGACGCCGACCTCGCGGGCTACGCCTTCCCGCCGGACGCCGCGCAGCCGCACTTCGAGGCCGGCCTCAACTCACCGGTGCCGGTGCTGCTGTGGCCGCGCACGGGCTGCGCCGGCTCCCGGCACGACGGCCCGTGCTCCGGTACGGCGTTCCTGGACGAGCTCGCCGACCGGCTCGCCGGCGTCCCGCCCGCCGAACTGCCCGGTCAGGTGCGGGCGTTGCGCGAGACCGCGGACGCGGACGACGACCCCGACGGACACTGGGCGAGCGGTCTGCAGCTCCTGTGGGACGATCCGCGCTGCTTCCCCGAACCCGCCGCGTTCCTCCACTCGCCCGTCGCCTGA
- a CDS encoding MoxR family ATPase has protein sequence MALWPVYTGSGTPHDGISRLPPPPPWRAFDGAPVLDAPGESDAAAASPDRVHRAETYRATPQTVQLVNAALYLRRPLLVTGPPGTGKSSLVYAVARELRLGPVLRWNITSRSTLHDGLYQYDPLSRLYAARHAQATTEAGIEDHLRLGPLGTALLPYARPRALLIDEIDKSDLDLPNDLLNVLEEGQYEIPELVRGARRTPTAEVMIDGTDERVPVERGRVRCRAFPFVVLTSNGEREFPPAFLRRCVTLRLRQPDDGQLMAIVRAHFDGEPDTYAQTLIDRFLSRVGGGELATDQLLNAIYLARSSDLGSKSLDDLAEQLMPYLGDAPHTDAF, from the coding sequence ATGGCCCTGTGGCCCGTCTACACCGGCAGCGGCACGCCGCACGACGGCATCTCCCGGCTGCCCCCGCCGCCGCCCTGGCGCGCCTTCGACGGCGCACCCGTGCTCGACGCACCCGGCGAGAGCGACGCGGCGGCCGCCTCCCCCGACCGCGTGCACCGCGCCGAGACCTACCGGGCCACCCCGCAGACCGTCCAGCTCGTCAACGCCGCCCTGTACCTGCGCCGCCCGTTGCTGGTCACCGGCCCGCCCGGCACCGGCAAGTCCTCGCTCGTCTACGCGGTCGCCCGCGAGCTGCGCCTCGGCCCCGTACTGCGCTGGAACATCACCAGCCGCAGCACCCTGCACGACGGCCTCTACCAGTACGACCCGCTGTCCCGGCTGTACGCGGCCCGGCACGCGCAGGCCACCACCGAGGCGGGCATCGAGGACCACCTCCGGCTGGGCCCCCTTGGCACCGCCCTGCTCCCCTACGCCCGCCCGCGCGCCCTGCTCATCGACGAGATCGACAAGAGCGACCTCGACCTGCCCAACGACCTGCTCAACGTCCTGGAGGAGGGCCAGTACGAGATCCCCGAACTGGTCCGCGGCGCCCGCCGCACGCCAACGGCGGAGGTGATGATCGACGGCACCGACGAGCGCGTCCCGGTGGAGCGCGGCCGGGTCCGCTGCCGGGCCTTCCCGTTCGTGGTGCTCACCAGCAACGGCGAGCGCGAGTTCCCGCCCGCCTTCCTGCGCCGCTGCGTCACCCTGCGGCTGCGCCAGCCCGACGACGGCCAGCTCATGGCGATCGTGCGCGCCCACTTCGACGGCGAGCCCGACACCTACGCGCAGACCCTGATCGACCGGTTCCTGTCCCGGGTCGGCGGCGGCGAGCTGGCCACCGACCAGCTGCTCAACGCCATCTATCTGGCCCGCTCCTCCGACCTCGGCTCGAAGAGTCTGGACGACCTGGCCGAGCAGTTGATGCCGTACCTGGGCGACGCCCCGCACACGGACGCCTTCTGA